A window of Amycolatopsis australiensis contains these coding sequences:
- a CDS encoding ABC transporter permease, which yields MTDVMTDPKTAVPAAPARRRKAVWLRELALLPALAAVFVLGGLVDGAFVGWSNIVSILTASAALSLVVLGESLVLITGKFDLSLESTMGLAPALGAMVVLPAASAGFGLGLPTAVGLLLIPVVGALVGYFNGFLIVKLQLNAFIVTLAMQFVLRGVQVGATKGKTLFNLPDAFTDLATTTFAGLPMTVWLAAALFAVAGWFLRYHRVGRSLYAIGGNREAARAAGIRVDRISWAMFVLAGALAAIGGLAYTGYVGAIGSGQGAGLILQVFAAAVIGGVSLDGGKGSLVGALTGVLLLSSVSSLLNFAHVRPEWQMAIYGAIILVALIISRYAGGKPQT from the coding sequence GTGACCGACGTGATGACCGATCCGAAGACGGCGGTCCCGGCCGCCCCGGCCCGGCGCCGCAAAGCCGTCTGGCTGCGGGAACTGGCGCTGCTGCCCGCGCTGGCCGCCGTGTTCGTGCTGGGCGGCCTGGTCGACGGTGCCTTCGTCGGCTGGAGCAACATCGTCAGCATCCTGACCGCGTCCGCGGCGCTTTCGCTGGTCGTGCTCGGCGAGTCCCTGGTGCTGATCACCGGCAAGTTCGACCTGTCGCTCGAGTCGACCATGGGCCTGGCGCCGGCGCTCGGCGCGATGGTGGTGCTGCCGGCGGCGTCCGCCGGCTTCGGCCTCGGCCTGCCGACCGCCGTCGGGCTGCTGCTGATCCCGGTGGTGGGCGCGCTGGTCGGCTACTTCAACGGCTTCCTGATCGTGAAGCTGCAGCTGAACGCGTTCATCGTCACGCTGGCCATGCAGTTCGTGCTGCGCGGGGTGCAGGTCGGCGCGACGAAGGGCAAGACGCTGTTCAATCTGCCGGACGCGTTCACCGACCTGGCCACGACGACGTTCGCCGGGCTGCCGATGACCGTGTGGCTGGCCGCCGCGCTGTTCGCGGTCGCGGGCTGGTTCCTGCGCTACCACCGGGTCGGCCGGTCCCTGTACGCGATCGGCGGCAACCGCGAGGCGGCGCGCGCGGCGGGCATCCGGGTCGACCGGATCTCGTGGGCGATGTTCGTGCTCGCCGGCGCGTTGGCCGCGATCGGCGGCCTCGCCTACACCGGTTACGTCGGCGCGATCGGCTCCGGCCAGGGCGCGGGGCTGATCCTGCAGGTGTTCGCGGCGGCGGTGATCGGCGGCGTCTCGCTCGACGGCGGCAAGGGCTCCCTGGTCGGCGCGCTCACCGGCGTGCTGCTGCTGTCGTCGGTGTCGAGCCTGCTGAACTTCGCGCACGTGCGGCCGGAGTGGCAGATGGCCATCTACGGCGCCATCATCCTGGTCGCGCTGATCATCTCCCGGTACGCGGGCGGAAAGCCCCAGACCTGA
- a CDS encoding sugar ABC transporter ATP-binding protein, with protein MTALPAGESAVPVVSAAGVGKRYGPTVALHDVSLTVQPGESHALVGRNGAGKSTLVGILTGLSKPDTGHVEFGGAPAPPLARQEEWKARVACVYQHAMVVPQLTVAENLFLNRQSGGGFAIGWKKLRRQARELLDSWDVHVDVDTPAGELSVEDRQFVEIARALSYGARFIVLDEPTAQLDSQAIDRLFGRMRQMQAGGVTFLFISHHLHEVYEVCQAVTVLRDAKHVLTAPVSEVGKAELVDAMTGEPGGLAVRDAASREALEADAPEILAVDGLSGDGFRDVSFRLRRGEVVGLAGSNASGKHQVAETVYGLRTPSAGTIRVDGTPLRPGDIPAALRAGIGCVPRDRHHEGLVLEHSIADNATLSILGKLGRGGIASPGTRRAKAAQALADYDIVAAGAEQPVSDLSGGNQQKVVLARALLSDPRVVVLINPTAGVDVKSKEALLAVVDRVRAEGKAVLIVSDELDDLRLSDRVLVLRAGAVVAEHQAGWSDGDLVADIEGVELS; from the coding sequence GTGACCGCGCTGCCCGCCGGCGAATCCGCCGTCCCGGTGGTCAGCGCCGCAGGCGTCGGCAAGCGCTACGGCCCGACCGTGGCGCTGCACGACGTCAGCCTCACCGTGCAGCCCGGCGAGTCGCACGCGCTCGTCGGGCGGAACGGCGCCGGGAAGTCGACGCTCGTCGGCATCCTCACCGGACTGTCCAAACCGGACACCGGGCACGTCGAGTTCGGCGGCGCGCCCGCCCCGCCCCTGGCCAGGCAGGAGGAGTGGAAGGCCCGGGTCGCCTGCGTGTACCAGCACGCGATGGTGGTCCCGCAGCTGACCGTGGCCGAGAACCTGTTCCTCAACCGGCAGTCCGGCGGCGGGTTCGCCATCGGCTGGAAGAAGCTGCGCCGCCAGGCCCGTGAGCTGCTGGATTCGTGGGACGTGCACGTCGACGTCGACACCCCCGCCGGCGAGCTGTCGGTGGAGGACCGGCAGTTCGTCGAGATCGCCCGCGCGCTGTCCTACGGCGCCCGGTTCATCGTGCTCGACGAGCCGACCGCGCAGCTGGACAGCCAGGCCATCGACCGGCTGTTCGGCCGGATGCGGCAGATGCAGGCGGGCGGGGTGACGTTCCTGTTCATCTCGCACCACCTGCACGAGGTGTACGAGGTCTGCCAGGCCGTCACGGTGCTGCGCGACGCGAAGCACGTGCTCACCGCGCCGGTTTCGGAAGTCGGCAAGGCCGAGCTGGTCGACGCGATGACCGGCGAGCCGGGCGGCCTGGCCGTCCGTGACGCGGCATCGCGGGAGGCGCTCGAAGCGGACGCGCCGGAGATCCTGGCCGTGGACGGCCTGTCCGGCGACGGCTTCCGGGACGTCTCGTTCCGCCTGCGCCGCGGCGAGGTCGTCGGCCTGGCGGGCAGCAACGCCAGCGGCAAGCACCAGGTCGCCGAGACGGTCTACGGCCTGCGGACGCCGTCGGCGGGCACGATCCGCGTCGACGGCACGCCGCTGCGGCCCGGTGACATCCCGGCGGCGTTGCGGGCCGGGATCGGCTGCGTGCCGCGCGACCGCCACCACGAGGGCCTGGTGCTGGAGCACTCGATCGCCGACAACGCCACGCTGTCCATCCTGGGCAAGCTGGGCCGCGGCGGGATCGCGTCGCCGGGCACGCGGCGCGCCAAGGCGGCGCAGGCGCTGGCGGACTACGACATCGTGGCCGCGGGCGCCGAGCAGCCGGTGTCCGACCTCTCGGGCGGCAACCAGCAGAAAGTGGTGCTGGCCCGGGCGTTGCTGAGCGATCCGCGGGTCGTGGTGCTGATCAACCCGACCGCGGGGGTGGACGTGAAGTCGAAGGAGGCGCTGCTCGCGGTCGTCGACCGGGTGCGCGCCGAAGGCAAGGCGGTGCTGATCGTCAGCGACGAGCTCGACGACCTGCGCCTGAGCGACCGGGTGCTGGTGCTGCGCGCCGGCGCCGTCGTCGCCGAACACCAGGCCGGGTGGTCCGACGGCGACCTCGTGGCCGACATCGAAGGAGTCGAGCTCTCGTGA